From Candidatus Cloacimonadota bacterium, one genomic window encodes:
- a CDS encoding PatB family C-S lyase — MKYDFDKMIDRKNTNCYKWDFTKEMFGTDDIIPLWVADTDFAAPEPVVDKLVERAKHGVYGYSFEPEEYFQVFIDWLDKRFNWKIEKEWIINTTGIVPAINFAIQAFTKPDDKILVQTPVYFPFFESIKKNDREVVNSQLKLVGNRYEIDFKDLENKLKADVKMMLFCSPHNPVGRVWTKSELEKVATLCLDNNVLLISDEIHSDLILSQYKHIPTASMNKKIADNIISMYAPSKTFNVAGLSTSTIVIPNKHIRYKFQKLLEKLGLHLINVFGIEAFIAAYKDGEEWLEQLLKYIENNYHYVKSYLEENIPKISAIEMEGTYLMWLDCRKLNLSQNDLVGLFINKAKVGLNDGKVFGAGGEGFMRLNIGCPRSLLEEALERIKNAIT; from the coding sequence ATGAAATACGATTTCGATAAAATGATAGATAGAAAAAATACAAATTGTTATAAATGGGATTTTACTAAAGAAATGTTTGGAACTGATGATATCATTCCGCTCTGGGTTGCCGATACCGATTTCGCAGCTCCTGAACCGGTTGTTGATAAGTTGGTTGAAAGAGCAAAACATGGCGTTTATGGTTATTCTTTCGAGCCGGAAGAATATTTTCAAGTATTTATTGATTGGTTAGATAAACGTTTCAATTGGAAAATCGAGAAAGAATGGATCATCAATACAACCGGCATCGTTCCTGCGATCAATTTTGCTATTCAGGCCTTTACCAAACCTGACGATAAAATTCTGGTGCAAACTCCAGTCTATTTCCCTTTCTTTGAATCTATCAAAAAGAATGATCGTGAAGTAGTTAACTCACAACTGAAACTGGTTGGGAACAGATATGAAATTGATTTTAAAGACCTGGAAAACAAACTGAAAGCTGATGTAAAAATGATGCTTTTCTGCAGTCCGCATAATCCTGTAGGAAGAGTTTGGACAAAATCTGAATTAGAAAAAGTGGCAACTTTATGCTTGGATAATAATGTCCTTTTAATTTCTGATGAGATTCATTCTGATCTGATATTAAGCCAATACAAACACATTCCTACGGCAAGTATGAACAAGAAAATTGCCGATAATATTATCTCCATGTACGCTCCCAGTAAAACTTTTAATGTAGCAGGATTGTCTACTTCAACAATTGTAATTCCAAATAAACATATCAGATATAAATTCCAAAAACTTTTAGAAAAACTCGGACTTCATCTCATCAATGTTTTTGGTATCGAAGCATTCATAGCAGCTTATAAAGACGGTGAAGAGTGGCTGGAACAGCTTTTAAAATATATTGAAAATAACTATCACTATGTAAAATCATATCTTGAAGAAAACATACCGAAAATATCCGCAATTGAAATGGAAGGAACGTATTTGATGTGGCTGGATTGCCGAAAATTGAATTTATCACAAAATGATTTGGTCGGTTTATTTATTAATAAAGCAAAAGTCGGTTTGAATGATGGAAAAGTTTTCGGTGCAGGTGGAGAAGGTTTCATGCGGCTGAATATCGGCTGTCCCAGAAGTTTGCTGGAAGAAGCTTTGGAGAGAATAAAAAATGCTATAACATAA
- a CDS encoding PTS sugar transporter subunit IIA, whose amino-acid sequence MSLSEIIKLESCTVDLQAKDKDDTLKQIAKLLRRSSELTAIDDTIIYKALKEREEMGSTGFSKGIAMPHCQLEGIENFVISLAICKKGIYFDSLDKKKSKIFVTIIGPKGDRNRHLKLLASCSHILKEPGVINDLLQTNTKINLYEEFLRNADNGVGGISQKGQEKLMILIVKDENIIQDITEVFIEYGVEQSTIIDTQQMENLLSKVPLFMGFFNFTGDKNPASKIILVKITKDHINAIVKGLEDIFGDLDYFSDLGIMVLDLSFSKGF is encoded by the coding sequence ATGAGCTTATCGGAAATTATAAAACTGGAATCCTGTACTGTTGATTTGCAGGCCAAAGATAAAGATGATACACTAAAGCAAATCGCAAAACTTCTACGCAGAAGTAGTGAATTAACCGCAATTGATGATACAATTATTTATAAAGCGCTTAAAGAAAGAGAAGAAATGGGCAGCACCGGTTTCAGTAAAGGTATTGCCATGCCGCATTGTCAGCTGGAAGGCATCGAGAATTTTGTTATCAGTCTGGCTATCTGCAAAAAGGGCATCTATTTTGATTCTCTGGATAAAAAAAAATCGAAGATTTTTGTTACAATTATTGGCCCCAAAGGCGATCGGAACAGGCATCTTAAACTTTTAGCGTCCTGCTCTCATATTTTAAAAGAACCTGGTGTAATTAATGATCTGCTGCAGACAAATACGAAAATAAACTTATACGAAGAATTCCTGCGAAATGCTGATAACGGTGTTGGCGGAATTTCACAAAAAGGTCAGGAAAAGCTGATGATCCTGATCGTGAAAGATGAAAATATTATTCAGGATATTACCGAAGTTTTCATCGAATACGGTGTGGAACAATCCACAATTATCGACACACAGCAAATGGAAAATCTACTTTCCAAGGTTCCGCTTTTTATGGGATTTTTCAATTTTACCGGCGACAAAAACCCTGCCAGCAAGATCATTCTTGTCAAGATCACCAAAGATCACATAAATGCCATAGTTAAAGGATTGGAAGACATTTTTGGCGATCTGGATTATTTCTCGGATTTGGGAATTATGGTTCTTGATTTGTCTTTTTCAAAAGGATTTTAA
- a CDS encoding cation:proton antiporter produces the protein MLKILQIIEYYFAHHVIFSTGLMLLIGFLFGQLSEKIKLPAITGYILAGVIIGDSGMKLIRHENMQMLYILSEVTLSFIAVIIGGEFSFFKLKLYGKKIVIITLAQMFLTFVLVSFGLLLIGLPNFISFLLGAISAATAPAATVVIVEKLKAKGKFVDYLYGIVALDDAGTVILFSIAFAISASLIGGTELVLSHALIHAFKEIFYSLVVGVLGGIAIHLSTVRKRNMSEVKILALGFIFLTTSISISLHLSPLISNMTLGMFLVNMNKKHVRILFSFEPFTPPLYAVFFAIAGAELRLDVFADSSVLLAGFLFIFLRGLGKFFGVFFSCWSVKLEKNIRNYLGLSMLPQAGVAIGLVLFVQASPAVINASDAVQLQIGKMINIVLMSVFFNEILGPPLSKLAILKNLKRR, from the coding sequence GGTTTTTTGTTCGGACAACTTTCCGAGAAGATAAAACTTCCTGCTATAACAGGTTACATCTTAGCAGGAGTTATTATTGGAGATTCTGGAATGAAGCTGATCCGGCATGAAAATATGCAAATGCTTTATATTTTATCGGAAGTCACACTTTCCTTTATTGCAGTTATCATCGGTGGAGAATTTTCCTTTTTCAAATTGAAATTATACGGCAAAAAGATTGTAATCATAACTCTGGCTCAGATGTTTCTCACTTTTGTATTGGTTTCTTTTGGATTGCTTCTGATTGGCTTGCCTAACTTCATCTCATTTTTATTAGGAGCTATTTCAGCAGCTACAGCACCTGCTGCTACTGTTGTAATCGTAGAAAAACTGAAAGCAAAAGGTAAGTTCGTAGACTATCTTTATGGGATCGTTGCCCTGGATGACGCCGGAACTGTAATCCTTTTTTCAATAGCATTTGCCATCTCTGCTTCACTAATCGGAGGAACTGAGCTTGTTTTATCTCATGCTTTGATCCACGCATTCAAAGAAATTTTTTATTCATTGGTTGTAGGAGTGCTGGGAGGAATTGCAATCCACCTTTCCACAGTGAGAAAACGCAATATGAGCGAAGTGAAAATCCTGGCATTAGGTTTTATATTCCTGACAACTTCCATCTCGATCAGTTTACATCTCTCACCCCTTATTTCAAATATGACACTCGGGATGTTCCTGGTAAATATGAATAAAAAACACGTTCGCATTTTATTCTCTTTTGAACCATTTACTCCACCTTTATACGCTGTTTTCTTTGCCATAGCAGGAGCAGAACTCAGGCTTGATGTATTTGCAGATTCCAGCGTACTTTTAGCAGGATTTTTGTTCATTTTTCTGCGTGGATTGGGGAAATTTTTTGGAGTTTTCTTTTCCTGCTGGAGTGTGAAATTGGAAAAAAATATCAGAAATTACCTTGGTTTAAGTATGCTCCCACAAGCTGGAGTTGCCATAGGTCTGGTACTTTTTGTGCAGGCTTCACCGGCAGTTATAAATGCTTCGGATGCTGTACAACTGCAGATCGGTAAAATGATAAATATTGTTTTGATGTCGGTGTTCTTCAATGAAATTTTGGGCCCCCCACTTTCCAAACTGGCAATTCTAAAAAACCTGAAAAGGAGATAA